A single window of Rhodococcus jostii RHA1 DNA harbors:
- a CDS encoding NAD(P)/FAD-dependent oxidoreductase: MTQTVQPAAVQTSLTPQERVDLWLASFESALAARDVDRAAGMFAVDSFWRDLVAFTWNLKTVEGRDAVAAMLHARLDDTDPVNFRTTETPDEADGVTSAWIEFETATGRGKGHLRLKGDEAWTFLTTMQELKGHEERRGRNRVKGAVHGSGGDTLSWAEKREIEERELGYTRQPYVLVIGGGQGGIALGARLRQLGVPAIVVDKNERPGDQWRNRYKSLCLHDPVWYDHLPYMPFPDNWPVFAPKDKIGDWLEMYTKVMEIPYWSSTTCTSATFDDETKEWTVVLDRDGEDVVLHPKQLVLATGMSGKPNVPSFPGQDVFRGEQHHSSRHPGPDAYVGKRVVVVGANNSAHDICKALFENGADVTMLQRSSTHIVKSDSLMDLGLGDLYSERAVAAGMTTEKADLTFASLPYKIMHEFQIPIYQKIAERDRDFYDRLEKAGFKLDFGDDGSGLFMKYLRRGSGYYIDVGASELVADGSIHLVSGQVDHLTEDAVVLTDGTELPADLVVYATGYGSMNGWAADLMGQEVADKVGKCWGLGSDTTKDPGPWEGEQRNMWKPTQQEALWFHGGNLHQSRHYSLYLALQLKARHEEIPTPVYGLQEVHHLS; the protein is encoded by the coding sequence ATGACACAGACGGTCCAGCCGGCTGCGGTGCAGACGTCCCTGACACCTCAGGAACGAGTCGACCTGTGGTTGGCGAGCTTCGAATCCGCTCTCGCGGCGCGCGACGTCGACCGCGCCGCGGGCATGTTCGCAGTCGACAGCTTCTGGCGCGACCTGGTGGCGTTCACCTGGAACCTCAAGACGGTCGAGGGACGCGACGCCGTCGCCGCGATGCTGCACGCACGCCTGGACGACACCGACCCCGTCAACTTCCGCACCACCGAGACACCGGACGAGGCCGACGGCGTCACCTCGGCATGGATCGAGTTCGAGACCGCGACGGGCCGGGGCAAGGGACACCTGCGCCTGAAGGGCGACGAGGCGTGGACCTTCCTCACCACCATGCAGGAGTTGAAGGGCCACGAGGAACGCCGCGGACGGAACCGCGTCAAGGGTGCCGTCCACGGCTCCGGCGGCGACACCCTGAGCTGGGCGGAGAAGCGGGAGATCGAGGAGCGGGAACTCGGCTACACCCGCCAGCCGTACGTTCTCGTGATCGGCGGCGGCCAGGGCGGCATCGCGCTCGGTGCGCGGCTGCGCCAACTCGGGGTCCCGGCCATCGTCGTCGACAAGAACGAACGCCCCGGCGACCAGTGGCGCAACCGGTACAAGTCGCTGTGCCTGCACGACCCGGTCTGGTACGACCACCTGCCCTACATGCCGTTCCCGGACAACTGGCCGGTCTTCGCGCCGAAGGACAAGATCGGCGACTGGCTGGAGATGTACACCAAGGTGATGGAGATTCCGTACTGGTCGTCCACCACCTGCACGTCCGCGACGTTCGACGACGAGACCAAGGAGTGGACCGTCGTCCTCGACCGCGACGGCGAGGACGTGGTGCTCCACCCGAAGCAACTGGTGCTCGCCACCGGCATGTCGGGCAAGCCGAACGTTCCGTCGTTCCCGGGCCAGGACGTCTTCCGGGGCGAGCAGCATCATTCGAGCCGGCACCCCGGTCCGGACGCCTACGTGGGCAAGCGAGTCGTCGTCGTCGGTGCCAACAACTCGGCTCACGACATCTGCAAGGCGCTGTTCGAGAACGGCGCCGACGTGACGATGCTGCAACGGTCGTCCACCCACATCGTGAAGTCGGACTCGCTGATGGACCTCGGCCTCGGCGACCTCTACTCGGAGCGCGCGGTCGCGGCGGGCATGACGACGGAGAAGGCCGACCTGACGTTCGCGTCGTTGCCGTACAAGATCATGCACGAGTTCCAGATCCCGATCTATCAGAAGATCGCCGAACGGGACAGGGACTTCTACGACCGACTGGAAAAGGCCGGATTCAAGCTCGATTTCGGTGACGACGGCTCCGGTCTGTTCATGAAGTACCTGCGCCGCGGATCCGGCTACTACATCGACGTCGGCGCGTCCGAACTCGTCGCCGACGGCAGCATCCACCTCGTGTCCGGGCAGGTCGACCACCTCACCGAGGACGCCGTGGTTCTCACCGACGGGACGGAATTGCCGGCCGACCTCGTCGTCTACGCCACCGGCTACGGGTCCATGAACGGGTGGGCCGCCGACCTCATGGGTCAGGAAGTGGCCGACAAGGTCGGAAAGTGCTGGGGCCTCGGCTCCGACACCACCAAGGACCCCGGACCGTGGGAGGGCGAGCAGCGCAACATGTGGAAGCCGACGCAGCAGGAAGCGCTGTGGTTCCACGGCGGCAACCTGCACCAGTCGCGGCACTACTCGCTGTACCTCGCTCTGCAGCTCAAGGCCCGGCACGAGGAGATCCCGACACCGGTGTACGGGCTGCAGGAGGTGCATCACCTCAGCTGA
- a CDS encoding transposase encodes MLVAKGYRPVNRDQQFLLPPDMREWVPPTHPVWTVIEIVDTHLDTSAFHGSRRTGGAGRAGYDPDMLVTLLIWAWSRGVRSSRQIERACSEVVSYRVICAGDTPDHVTISRFRKDNHTACEALFTQVLILAARLGLGRLETIALDGVKIASNASKDANRTEDGLRRAAEAEAARIAAAAAAAHAATDDAEDDLYGEDDPGPGQVPAELADPTTRSARIAEALAQLDAQKQAEQSERDGKAQDYLARLDAGETVMGRVPVGAEVAAAERRLAEAVAAQQAVIERFRGRTASGGGGGFVPKPVDEHHLVRRRRTELDTALRKQGERTAAAGQRRRNITDPDSRLQPLRGGGWLQGYNCQAFTSADGLILATGVGTGPVDYDYFPDMVDKAGKAAQLIDTSRRDTNPVGADPARPAPAPAPEELIGVMLFDAGYCSRANLTSPGPDRLIATGKSHHLEAAAAADPVTGPPPPQADPIQAMTRRLRTEAGIATYRKRSPIAETVFGHAKHNLGFRRFTSRGLDRARSEWAFHAAVHNLGKILTHLTAGTPLPATS; translated from the coding sequence GTGTTGGTGGCCAAGGGATATCGACCGGTGAATCGTGACCAGCAGTTTTTGTTGCCACCGGACATGCGGGAGTGGGTGCCGCCCACGCATCCGGTGTGGACGGTGATCGAGATCGTCGACACCCATCTCGACACCAGCGCCTTTCACGGCTCTCGCCGCACCGGAGGCGCCGGGCGCGCCGGGTACGACCCGGACATGCTGGTGACCCTGCTGATCTGGGCGTGGTCGCGGGGGGTGCGGTCGTCGCGGCAGATCGAGCGGGCCTGCTCGGAGGTGGTGTCCTACCGGGTGATCTGCGCCGGCGACACCCCCGATCACGTGACGATCTCACGGTTCCGCAAGGACAACCACACCGCCTGCGAGGCCCTGTTCACGCAGGTCCTGATCCTGGCCGCACGGTTGGGTCTGGGCCGGCTCGAGACGATCGCGTTGGACGGGGTGAAGATCGCCTCGAACGCATCGAAGGACGCCAACCGCACCGAGGACGGGCTGCGCCGGGCAGCCGAGGCGGAGGCCGCGCGGATCGCCGCGGCCGCGGCGGCCGCGCACGCCGCCACCGATGACGCCGAGGACGACCTCTACGGCGAGGACGATCCGGGCCCGGGGCAGGTGCCGGCGGAGTTGGCCGATCCCACGACCCGCTCGGCCCGGATCGCCGAGGCGTTGGCCCAGCTCGACGCGCAGAAGCAGGCCGAACAGTCCGAGCGGGACGGGAAGGCACAGGACTACCTGGCCCGGCTCGACGCGGGTGAGACGGTGATGGGCCGGGTGCCGGTCGGGGCCGAGGTCGCCGCCGCCGAGCGGCGTCTGGCCGAGGCGGTCGCCGCCCAGCAGGCGGTGATCGAGCGGTTCCGGGGGCGCACCGCGTCAGGGGGCGGGGGCGGGTTCGTTCCGAAACCGGTCGACGAGCACCACCTGGTGCGGCGTCGGCGCACCGAACTCGACACCGCCCTGCGCAAGCAGGGTGAGCGCACCGCTGCCGCCGGGCAGCGGCGCCGCAACATCACCGACCCCGATTCGCGGTTGCAGCCGCTGCGCGGCGGCGGGTGGCTGCAGGGCTACAACTGCCAGGCCTTCACCAGTGCGGACGGGTTGATCCTGGCCACCGGAGTCGGGACCGGCCCGGTCGACTACGACTACTTCCCCGACATGGTCGACAAGGCAGGCAAGGCCGCGCAGCTGATCGACACCTCCCGCCGCGACACGAACCCGGTCGGCGCGGACCCTGCCCGCCCGGCCCCGGCCCCGGCCCCGGAGGAGTTGATCGGGGTGATGCTCTTCGACGCCGGCTACTGCTCCCGCGCCAATCTCACCTCGCCGGGCCCGGACCGGTTGATCGCCACCGGCAAATCCCATCACCTCGAGGCTGCCGCCGCCGCTGATCCGGTCACCGGACCGCCACCGCCGCAAGCGGATCCGATCCAGGCCATGACCCGCCGGCTGCGCACCGAGGCCGGCATCGCCACCTACCGCAAACGCTCACCCATCGCCGAAACCGTGTTCGGGCACGCCAAACACAACCTCGGATTCCGCCGCTTCACCAGCCGCGGCCTCGACCGCGCCCGCAGCGAATGGGCGTTCCACGCCGCAGTGCACAACCTGGGCAAGATCCTCACCCACCTGACCGCAGGCACCCCGCTCCCGGCCACCTCATGA
- a CDS encoding YciI family protein produces MRVMVMIEGAGADEDKIAPTEEMLAAMGAYNEELVNAGIMLDGQGLKPTSAGARLVFEGGTTSVVDGPFTESKEIIAGFWLWEVSSLEEAVEWAKKCPVDPDSGLRQVLELRPIFEAEDFGDEFTPELREKEAALAERIREQHPNG; encoded by the coding sequence ATGCGAGTCATGGTGATGATCGAGGGTGCAGGTGCCGACGAAGACAAGATCGCCCCGACCGAGGAAATGCTGGCGGCGATGGGTGCGTACAACGAGGAACTGGTGAACGCGGGCATCATGCTCGACGGCCAGGGTCTCAAGCCGACCAGTGCGGGGGCGCGACTGGTGTTCGAGGGCGGGACGACGTCGGTGGTCGACGGTCCGTTCACCGAATCGAAGGAGATCATCGCCGGGTTCTGGCTGTGGGAGGTCAGCTCGCTCGAGGAGGCCGTCGAGTGGGCGAAGAAGTGCCCCGTCGATCCGGACAGCGGATTGCGTCAGGTGCTCGAACTGCGGCCGATCTTCGAGGCCGAGGATTTCGGGGACGAGTTCACGCCGGAACTGCGGGAGAAGGAAGCCGCACTGGCGGAGCGGATCCGTGAGCAGCACCCGAACGGCTGA
- a CDS encoding RNA polymerase sigma factor, giving the protein MDVQRTVEAVWRMESPRLIASLTRLGHDVGIAEEIAQDAFVLALEQWPEQGVPHKPGAWLTATAKHKAIDRIRRDRSRQSKYTEIAVDPSAQPSAMPAPDAVDGVEDDLLALVFVACHPVLPRESRVALTLRLVGGLRTDEIARAFLVPSATMGQRISRAKRTLSEAKVPFEVPAREELPARLAAVLEVVYLVFNEGYSATSGEDWIRRDLASEAMRLARVLAGLLPREPEVHGLVALTELQASRFAARVGADGEPVLLQDQDRSRWDRTLLTHGTAALERAVGLGRPLGPYSLQAAIAGCHARAPRFEDTDWEAIVALYDALAQVAPSPVVELNRAVALLHSDGPEAALAALDAVRGDPRLARLHLYGAVRGEVLERLGRYGEAARTLEDAAATAPTRRERNLLMARAAAAAEQAEP; this is encoded by the coding sequence GTGGACGTCCAGCGGACGGTCGAGGCCGTGTGGCGCATGGAGTCACCGCGCCTCATCGCGTCGCTCACCCGCCTCGGCCATGACGTCGGGATCGCCGAGGAGATCGCTCAGGATGCGTTCGTGCTCGCGCTCGAACAGTGGCCGGAGCAGGGCGTTCCCCACAAACCGGGTGCGTGGCTGACGGCCACGGCCAAGCACAAGGCGATCGACCGCATTCGCCGTGACCGGTCGCGGCAGTCGAAGTACACGGAGATCGCCGTCGACCCGTCCGCGCAACCGAGCGCCATGCCCGCGCCGGACGCCGTCGACGGCGTGGAGGACGACCTGCTGGCTCTGGTCTTCGTGGCGTGTCATCCCGTGCTTCCCCGGGAGTCGCGGGTGGCGTTGACCCTTCGTCTGGTCGGGGGTCTGCGCACCGACGAGATCGCGCGGGCGTTCCTCGTCCCCTCGGCGACGATGGGGCAGCGGATCAGCAGGGCCAAGCGGACGCTGTCGGAGGCGAAGGTGCCGTTCGAAGTGCCTGCACGCGAGGAACTTCCGGCACGGTTGGCGGCGGTGCTCGAGGTGGTCTATCTGGTGTTCAACGAGGGGTACTCCGCCACGTCGGGTGAGGACTGGATTCGGCGTGACCTCGCGTCGGAGGCGATGCGGCTCGCCCGTGTCCTCGCCGGCCTGCTGCCCCGGGAACCGGAGGTGCACGGACTGGTGGCGCTCACCGAGTTGCAGGCTTCACGGTTCGCCGCCCGGGTGGGCGCCGACGGTGAGCCGGTCCTGCTGCAGGATCAGGACCGGTCTCGTTGGGACCGAACCCTTCTGACGCACGGCACTGCCGCGCTGGAACGGGCTGTCGGGCTCGGCCGCCCGCTCGGCCCCTATTCGTTGCAGGCCGCGATCGCCGGGTGTCATGCCAGGGCGCCACGTTTCGAGGACACCGACTGGGAGGCGATCGTCGCGCTGTACGACGCGCTGGCGCAGGTGGCGCCGTCACCGGTGGTGGAACTCAATCGTGCGGTGGCGTTGCTGCATTCGGACGGGCCCGAGGCCGCGCTCGCTGCGCTCGACGCTGTGCGGGGCGACCCTCGGCTGGCGCGCCTGCACCTCTACGGCGCCGTGCGGGGCGAAGTCCTCGAACGCCTCGGCCGCTACGGCGAGGCGGCCCGGACGCTCGAGGACGCCGCGGCGACCGCACCGACGCGCCGTGAACGGAACCTCCTCATGGCCCGCGCGGCCGCCGCGGCGGAGCAGGCCGAGCCCTGA
- a CDS encoding ArsR/SmtB family transcription factor, giving the protein METLVHRDALARFGYALSDTTRTQILLSLRSGPGYPSELAEKFGVSRQILSNHLSCLRGCGLVVAVPEGRRSRYELADPRIARALDDLLGLVLAVDPSCCPDAETEGCC; this is encoded by the coding sequence ATGGAGACACTGGTCCACCGGGACGCCCTCGCGCGTTTCGGATACGCGCTGTCGGACACCACCCGCACGCAGATTCTGCTGAGCCTGCGGTCCGGGCCCGGGTATCCGTCGGAGTTGGCCGAGAAGTTCGGGGTGTCCCGGCAGATCCTGTCGAATCATCTGTCGTGCCTGCGTGGCTGCGGTCTGGTCGTCGCGGTGCCGGAGGGTCGGCGGAGCCGGTACGAACTCGCCGACCCACGCATCGCACGTGCCCTCGACGACCTGCTCGGCCTGGTCCTCGCGGTCGATCCGTCCTGCTGCCCGGACGCGGAGACCGAAGGCTGCTGCTGA